From Pedobacter indicus, a single genomic window includes:
- a CDS encoding TonB-dependent receptor yields the protein MKLTTIFLLIGLLQVNASSLAQQVSLNVKNTSLKNVFDEINKQTGYNFSWSSSTVNETVRVDVNVKNVPLTNALDQLLHGLPLTYTIKGKNILVKEKARINKVTNRVPQDRNERQNREISGTVSDKNGEVLPGVNINIKGSSTGTSTDENGFYSLLIPENDDVTLVFSFVGFIEQEIVVDQQRNLDVELEASIAALDEVVVVGYGTQKRSDVTGSVASLPMDRLDGVPNANLTQAIQGAIPGVAVQTTSAGATPSESIMVRGRNSIKASNAPLVVIDGIAGNLSDVNPNDVLSVEVLKDASAAAIYGSRGSNGVILVTTKSGNSGDTKLKYSGFFAMQRFANLPEMMTGEEFYHFKLEREPTSMTPSEQEVYDSGVFADWADLALRKGMSTNHNLSFSGAFKNTKYYISGDFLNIKGLAVNDNYNKITTRINVDTKLKEWLTLGTRTQLGYTDAGGIAPIWDGTQGVYTYNPLTTPFDENGNQSINPWPEYNTYRNPLMGLLAENIDESYRVVTNNFVVVDFPFAEGLQYRINTGVRLGVSNDATYYGRDTQRGILVNGDASVSRGISRDIVIENIINYNREFGKHSVFLTGVYSFENARGNTNSLSAQGFPNDFLKWYGAEQASLVVPGFSNNETTLLSTMGRINYSYDSRYLLTLTGRSDAYSGFGAKTKRGFFPSMALGWNIVNEDFFSWKDIFSELKLRASIGLNGNQAVSAYETISRLASEDIVAGSTTLPGYIPSKLGTADLGWESTRTMNIGLDFGIFNNRLVGDINVYKSNTFDLLLDRTVSPVNAVRSITQNIGETENRGLEISLMSTNISSDNFSWTTTGNVAFVKNKIISLYGYKDENGNEIDDIANRWFIGEPIRVNYDYNWIGVWQLDEAAEAENHNTQPGFIKIQDVSGPEGSPDGILSPAYDRIIIGQLDPKITWGMNNAISYKDFRLSVFVYGMHGMTKENTLLSDAVGRTILSNTTKKNWWTPDNPTNEWYMNRLDANVQEGYTAAPYEKAGFVRLKDVSLAYNFPKHVLSQLGLGRLQVYVSGRNLYTFTNFGGMDPELNNQLDVPLQKEYTIGLNLEF from the coding sequence CACTCAAAAACGTGTTTGATGAAATCAACAAACAAACCGGATACAATTTTTCATGGTCCTCCAGCACAGTGAACGAGACTGTCAGAGTAGATGTTAATGTGAAGAATGTTCCCTTAACAAACGCGTTGGACCAGTTGTTACACGGGTTGCCGCTAACGTATACGATAAAAGGAAAAAACATTCTTGTAAAGGAAAAAGCTAGAATTAATAAAGTAACTAATAGAGTTCCCCAAGATAGAAACGAGCGACAGAATCGGGAAATATCAGGCACAGTGTCAGATAAAAATGGAGAGGTCCTTCCCGGGGTAAACATTAATATCAAAGGAAGTTCAACCGGAACGAGTACAGATGAAAACGGATTTTATTCTTTACTCATTCCTGAAAATGACGATGTTACGCTGGTCTTTAGTTTTGTTGGCTTTATCGAACAGGAAATTGTAGTTGACCAACAAAGAAACCTGGACGTTGAACTTGAGGCGTCGATTGCAGCTTTAGATGAGGTGGTCGTGGTAGGATACGGAACACAAAAGAGAAGTGATGTTACCGGCTCCGTCGCTTCACTACCGATGGACAGACTGGATGGTGTTCCCAATGCTAATTTGACCCAGGCTATTCAAGGTGCAATCCCCGGTGTAGCAGTACAAACCACATCAGCCGGAGCTACACCGTCAGAATCAATTATGGTCAGAGGACGCAACTCGATAAAGGCTAGTAACGCTCCTTTGGTTGTCATCGATGGAATTGCCGGCAATCTGAGTGATGTAAATCCGAACGACGTATTGTCCGTTGAGGTTTTAAAAGATGCATCAGCTGCAGCAATTTATGGCTCGAGAGGAAGTAACGGGGTTATCCTAGTCACCACAAAATCAGGAAATAGTGGTGACACAAAATTAAAATACAGTGGTTTTTTTGCAATGCAACGCTTCGCAAACTTACCTGAAATGATGACTGGAGAGGAATTTTATCATTTTAAATTAGAGCGGGAACCGACCTCGATGACCCCTTCGGAACAGGAAGTTTACGACTCAGGGGTATTCGCGGATTGGGCGGACCTTGCTTTACGCAAAGGGATGAGTACAAATCATAACCTTTCTTTCTCAGGTGCTTTTAAAAATACCAAATATTACATATCCGGAGATTTTTTGAATATAAAGGGACTAGCTGTAAATGACAACTACAATAAGATTACTACCAGGATAAACGTAGATACAAAATTAAAAGAATGGCTGACTCTCGGTACAAGGACCCAACTTGGATACACCGATGCCGGAGGAATTGCCCCAATCTGGGATGGAACTCAGGGTGTTTACACTTACAACCCCTTAACGACCCCATTCGATGAAAACGGGAATCAGAGCATTAACCCATGGCCCGAGTACAATACGTACCGTAACCCGTTGATGGGTCTGCTTGCCGAAAACATTGACGAATCTTATCGGGTAGTAACTAATAATTTTGTCGTTGTTGACTTCCCTTTTGCTGAGGGGTTACAATATAGGATAAATACTGGTGTTAGGTTGGGTGTATCGAATGATGCCACGTATTATGGACGTGATACGCAAAGAGGAATCTTAGTTAATGGTGACGCTTCTGTAAGCAGAGGTATATCAAGGGACATCGTAATTGAGAATATTATAAATTATAATAGGGAATTTGGCAAACATAGTGTTTTTCTGACCGGGGTCTACAGTTTTGAAAACGCTCGAGGTAACACAAATAGTTTAAGCGCACAAGGTTTTCCAAACGACTTTCTAAAATGGTATGGTGCTGAACAGGCCTCATTGGTGGTTCCTGGTTTTTCGAACAACGAAACTACTTTATTATCAACCATGGGCCGTATAAATTATTCATACGACAGCCGTTACCTCTTGACCCTAACCGGTCGTAGTGATGCTTATTCCGGTTTCGGGGCAAAGACCAAGCGAGGCTTCTTTCCATCAATGGCGCTTGGGTGGAATATAGTAAATGAAGATTTTTTTTCGTGGAAAGATATCTTTAGTGAACTTAAGCTAAGGGCTTCCATAGGACTTAATGGGAATCAGGCAGTTTCAGCTTATGAGACGATCTCACGTTTGGCGTCAGAAGATATCGTAGCCGGATCGACCACTTTGCCTGGGTATATTCCGAGTAAGTTGGGAACTGCCGATCTCGGCTGGGAATCAACGAGAACGATGAATATCGGGTTGGATTTCGGAATTTTCAATAATAGACTGGTCGGCGATATCAATGTGTACAAATCGAATACTTTCGATCTGCTCCTTGACAGGACGGTTTCCCCTGTAAACGCTGTGCGTTCTATCACTCAAAACATCGGCGAAACCGAAAATAGGGGGCTTGAAATATCATTGATGTCCACCAATATTTCATCGGATAATTTCAGTTGGACGACCACCGGGAATGTTGCTTTTGTGAAAAACAAGATTATTTCTCTCTATGGGTACAAGGATGAAAACGGAAACGAAATAGATGATATTGCCAACCGGTGGTTTATCGGGGAACCAATACGTGTAAATTATGATTATAACTGGATTGGTGTTTGGCAATTGGATGAAGCTGCAGAAGCGGAAAACCATAATACACAACCAGGATTTATCAAAATCCAAGATGTCTCCGGCCCAGAAGGTTCACCTGATGGCATACTCTCCCCTGCTTACGACAGGATCATTATTGGCCAGTTAGACCCAAAAATTACTTGGGGGATGAATAATGCAATTTCGTATAAGGACTTTAGATTGAGTGTATTTGTCTATGGGATGCATGGAATGACCAAGGAAAACACCTTACTTTCTGATGCAGTAGGTAGAACTATACTCTCTAATACTACAAAAAAGAATTGGTGGACACCAGATAACCCAACCAATGAGTGGTATATGAACCGGCTTGATGCTAATGTCCAAGAAGGATATACTGCCGCCCCTTACGAAAAAGCCGGTTTTGTTAGACTCAAGGACGTATCGCTCGCCTATAATTTTCCAAAGCATGTATTGTCCCAATTGGGTTTAGGTAGACTTCAGGTTTATGTCTCTGGAAGGAATCTATATACATTCACGAATTTCGGTGGGATGGATCCAGAGTTAAATAACCAATTGGATGTTCCGTTGCAAAAAGAATATACCATTGGACTAAATCTAGAATTTTAA
- a CDS encoding RagB/SusD family nutrient uptake outer membrane protein — protein MKKIINIVLVFIVFFFAQSCSEQKWLEEDPPHLITTETLYTSLSGFEAGLNGLYALVRGEREGRDGTTENLRADIAMLGTDNIVPNQRGGIGFIALTWNTRNVSTDSNLSSIFLWLYQIINAANTIINQAENRTDIDWNGAPGTEETNRTRVIAEAKALRAWAYRHLTFCWGDVPLSLEESTGSNIKTDWTRTSVAEIRNQMKADWLFAEQYLEVEPPVRGKISKGAVQHYLSELYLTTGKPDSALIWADKCINTPNYELVTQRYGVRAGQPGVTFMDMFYEGNVNREEGNTEALWVWQWEYNVVGGGGDGGSIMRRYHNATNQHVQIMVNGVVPLKHTVERGGIGIGREQPTKWAIDLYETQDERGSNYAIRKYYILKTAAENAPAPADNLPPGYKYGDTLKLSWENDLTGLGNGVVNNYPFIRKYDTMTPDVNALRGSYNDQPYLRLAETYLLKAEAQLRLGNTAGAAETVNIVRRRAKASEISASDVTIDFILDERSRELIGEEHRRYTLLRTGKWLERVKAHNFRGGQTAVARDTLYPIPQLVIDANLTEKMPQNPGFN, from the coding sequence ATGAAAAAGATAATAAATATTGTTCTTGTTTTTATTGTATTCTTTTTTGCTCAATCCTGCTCTGAACAAAAATGGTTGGAAGAAGATCCACCACATTTGATCACCACAGAAACACTTTATACAAGTTTAAGCGGATTTGAAGCAGGACTTAACGGATTGTACGCACTGGTTAGAGGGGAGCGCGAAGGAAGAGATGGTACTACTGAAAATTTAAGAGCTGATATCGCTATGCTCGGAACAGATAATATCGTTCCTAATCAAAGAGGGGGAATTGGATTTATTGCGCTAACATGGAATACGCGAAATGTTTCAACGGATTCTAACCTTAGTAGCATTTTCTTATGGTTATATCAGATAATTAATGCTGCAAATACAATTATTAACCAGGCAGAAAACAGAACCGATATAGACTGGAATGGAGCGCCCGGAACTGAAGAAACAAATCGGACCAGAGTAATAGCAGAAGCAAAAGCTCTACGGGCTTGGGCGTACAGACATCTGACTTTCTGTTGGGGCGATGTTCCGCTTAGCCTCGAAGAGTCAACCGGCTCGAATATAAAAACCGACTGGACACGTACGTCAGTAGCAGAAATTCGAAACCAGATGAAAGCCGATTGGCTGTTTGCCGAACAATATCTTGAAGTGGAACCACCAGTGCGGGGAAAAATTAGCAAAGGGGCTGTTCAGCATTACCTGTCTGAATTGTACCTGACTACTGGAAAACCAGATAGCGCTTTGATTTGGGCGGATAAATGTATCAATACTCCCAACTATGAGCTTGTGACACAACGGTACGGAGTGAGGGCAGGCCAACCAGGCGTCACCTTTATGGATATGTTCTATGAGGGCAATGTCAACAGAGAAGAAGGAAATACAGAAGCATTATGGGTGTGGCAGTGGGAATATAATGTTGTTGGAGGGGGTGGTGATGGCGGCAGCATCATGCGGAGGTATCACAACGCTACCAATCAACATGTACAAATTATGGTCAATGGTGTCGTTCCCTTAAAACATACCGTTGAAAGAGGAGGCATCGGGATAGGACGAGAACAACCCACTAAATGGGCAATTGATTTATATGAAACGCAAGACGAACGCGGCTCTAATTATGCCATAAGGAAATACTACATATTGAAAACAGCAGCAGAAAACGCACCGGCTCCTGCGGATAACTTGCCTCCAGGGTATAAGTACGGAGATACATTAAAATTGAGTTGGGAAAATGATTTAACCGGCCTAGGGAATGGCGTCGTCAATAATTATCCGTTTATCCGGAAATATGATACGATGACCCCAGATGTGAATGCCTTACGAGGTTCATACAACGATCAGCCTTATCTTCGACTTGCCGAAACTTATCTTCTCAAAGCAGAGGCCCAATTACGATTAGGAAATACCGCTGGTGCAGCTGAAACCGTCAACATCGTCAGGAGAAGAGCTAAGGCCAGTGAGATATCAGCATCCGATGTAACTATCGACTTCATCCTAGATGAACGCTCCAGGGAACTGATCGGAGAGGAACACCGGCGTTACACATTGCTCCGGACGGGCAAGTGGCTGGAGCGCGTAAAAGCACATAACTTCCGTGGGGGACAGACGGCGGTCGCCCGAGATACACTTTATCCGATTCCTCAGCTTGTTATTGATGCTAACCTGACAGAAAAAATGCCACAAAACCCTGGTTTTAATTGA
- a CDS encoding phosphodiester glycosidase family protein, producing MKALFFYLFKVTTLMIVISTFAASCDTYMVKSEEITPEMKMVTNSISPTDISVDWNNWNNGDIYNVAMAIADFGDINNFTQAEQARTLISLNRLRVTLLKDVNGASGGVITNTMVDESDGFELNYKVKFHADFDFAQNGGRVGWGLNIGDGANGVPAGDGGTFRLAWDTDANGNTYFKPYIYHADQAGTSGDDFDVRYPAAGNIRGSVWYNIRMVFRANTGLDTNGRAELYINDVPILKTAIRWTKNDSKRKVNQLLFANYRSGAGSESPVNANVWFDDFNLKSTIPNYTPSWCDSVTTVTNLFDPVSGTYYNLTELDASKVDLKMALADKITGETGTEFADRTNCCVAFNASMGVSNLPDGERQAVGIQIIDGDIIQERSTIRYTLGIKDNNQLVSYEVEETAEDIVNDGAKYALTAFTPLIQNHQAVSEEILNSVKNYSRNTDPRQVIAQYDNGNILIFSCGGRGFGGVGMSARDVIRILSALNVKFAFMLDGGGSVTTMVNGERITPLIDGSGTLERPRPNWLYVENKD from the coding sequence ATGAAAGCTCTCTTTTTTTATCTTTTTAAGGTGACCACATTGATGATCGTAATATCAACCTTCGCTGCATCGTGTGATACATATATGGTCAAAAGCGAAGAAATTACTCCCGAAATGAAGATGGTCACAAATTCTATTTCACCTACAGATATTTCCGTGGATTGGAACAATTGGAATAACGGCGACATTTATAATGTCGCTATGGCCATAGCGGACTTCGGCGATATCAATAACTTTACACAAGCTGAACAGGCTCGGACCTTAATTTCTCTAAACAGATTACGTGTAACGTTATTGAAAGATGTAAATGGGGCATCAGGGGGTGTGATCACCAACACTATGGTAGATGAAAGTGACGGATTTGAGTTGAATTATAAAGTAAAATTCCATGCAGACTTCGACTTTGCGCAAAACGGAGGTCGAGTAGGTTGGGGATTGAATATTGGTGACGGAGCCAACGGAGTGCCCGCTGGTGATGGTGGTACCTTTCGCTTGGCCTGGGATACCGATGCTAATGGAAATACATATTTCAAACCCTACATTTACCATGCGGATCAGGCTGGCACATCTGGCGATGATTTCGATGTGCGATATCCTGCGGCAGGCAATATTCGCGGAAGTGTTTGGTATAATATAAGAATGGTATTCAGAGCAAATACCGGGCTTGACACGAATGGTAGAGCAGAACTCTATATCAATGACGTTCCTATATTAAAAACTGCTATACGATGGACAAAAAATGATTCTAAGAGAAAAGTGAACCAATTACTCTTTGCAAACTACCGTTCAGGTGCAGGCAGTGAATCACCAGTGAACGCGAACGTATGGTTTGATGATTTCAATTTAAAAAGCACCATACCAAATTATACACCTTCATGGTGCGATAGTGTTACAACAGTTACCAATCTCTTTGATCCTGTATCGGGCACCTATTATAATTTGACGGAGTTAGATGCAAGCAAAGTTGATTTAAAAATGGCGCTCGCCGACAAGATTACTGGCGAGACCGGAACTGAATTTGCTGATAGAACGAATTGTTGCGTGGCTTTTAACGCATCAATGGGAGTAAGCAACCTTCCGGATGGCGAAAGGCAGGCTGTTGGAATTCAGATTATTGACGGGGATATTATCCAGGAACGATCAACAATTCGATATACGTTAGGCATAAAAGATAATAACCAGCTTGTTTCTTATGAGGTTGAGGAAACAGCGGAAGATATTGTAAACGACGGGGCAAAATATGCACTTACAGCCTTTACTCCTCTCATACAAAATCATCAAGCTGTATCAGAAGAAATTCTGAACTCGGTTAAGAACTATAGCAGAAATACCGATCCAAGGCAGGTTATTGCTCAATATGACAACGGGAACATCTTAATTTTCAGTTGCGGCGGACGAGGTTTTGGTGGAGTAGGCATGAGTGCGAGGGATGTTATCCGAATTCTATCTGCACTTAATGTTAAGTTTGCATTTATGCTTGACGGTGGAGGGAGTGTGACAACGATGGTCAATGGGGAACGGATTACACCACTT